AATAATGATGTTGAACTTCTTAGCGATATTAATGGTGTGGATATTGCATTTCCCAGATATATAAAAGCAACAAGTTTAGCATATAGAGATGAAGTTGATATCGCATTTCTTGCATCCATGCCAGCAAGTAAAGAGCGAGCAAAAATAATCGAGCTACTTAATTTCGATGTAGCAGAAGGAAGACTCATCGATAATCAAGATAGAAATCAAGTTACTATAGGAGCATCCGTTGATATCAATGGCGAGAACCCTCAACTTGGAGAAAAAATTCTTATCAATCAAGAAACCTATAGAATCGCGGGCATCATAGAAAAAAAAGGAAATCCCGCAGTTGACTCAGCAATCATCATGTCTGAAGATGAGATGAAAGAATTACTTAATCTTGATGAAGACTATAGTTTTATCATCGCCTCAATTGACCCCGAAGCAGATATTAATGAAGTCAAAGCAATTGCTGAGCGAACCATGCGACGAGACAGAGGACAAGATGTGAGCGAAGAAGATTTTGATATTAGCTCTCCACAAGAAACTCTTGAAGCATTTAATAGCATCCTTATTACCGTACAAATACTCCTTGTGGGCATTGCAGGAATTAGCCTCTTGGTTGGCGCCATAGGTATTCTTAATACGATGTACACCGCAGTCTTAGAACGACGAAAAGAAATAGGTATTATGAAAGCAATCGGCGCAAAAAACAAAGACATCCTCTATATATTCCTTTTTGAATCAGGACTCCTAGGACTCACCGGAGGAATTATTGGATTATTACTTGGCGTGGGCATTAGTAAACTGGTAGAATTCATCGCCTATCTCTCACTAGGAAAAACACTTATTCAAGCAACAATACCTCCTTGGCTTATCATAGGATCGCTTGTCTTTGCCTTTGCAATCGGCGCGTTATCGGGAACGCTTCCGGCACAGCAAGCAGCAAAACTACGCCCCGTTGACGCACTACGAAAATGAGCAGATTTACAGAATTTTTCAATATATCGTTTCAATCATTAAAACGCAGACGTTTACGTAGTTGGCTAACTATGATAGGAATTTTCATAGGAATTGCAGCCGTTGTTTCACTTATTAGCCTAGGACAAGGAATGGAAGATGCAATATATGAACAATTTGAAAACATAGGAAGCGATAAACTCTTTGTACAACCAAAAACAGGATTCGGAGGCACTGGAGGAGATAACACCGGCTTTGCACCCCTCACCGAAAATGATGTTCGCTTTTTAGAAAATCAAGGCGGTGTAAAAGCCGTGAGTAGCTACGTTTTTACCAGTGCAAAAGTAGAATTTCAAGGCTCAACAAAATACTTTAACCTCCTAGGAATACCAACAGAACCAAGACAATTAGAACTCATAGCAGCAGTTATGGGCACAGATATTGACAAAGGACGAATGTTAGAGCAAGGAGATAATAAAGTTGCAGCAGTCGGATTTTATCACGCAGAACGAAACTTGTATGATGGTAGAAACATGGAGGTGAATAATAAATTCACTCTTAATGATGAACATAATTTTAGAGTAATAGGTATTTTTGAGCCCATAGGAAGTGGCGAAGACGATACTATGATTGTTATTCCTTTAGATGTTCTTAGAGAAGTTACCGGTATAGAAGAACGAATAGATTTCATCATCGTGCAAGTAAATGAAGGAACAGACCCTCGAAAACTTGGCGATGAATTAGAACGAAGCCTGGCGCGCTATCGAGATGTAAAAGAAGGACAAGAAGACTTTAGTATACAAACACCAGAAGACTTACTTGCTTCATTTGAAACGATACTTGCAATCGTACGATGGGTGCTTATTGGGATTGCATCTATTAGTCTTTTAGTTGGCGCCATAGGAATAATGAATACGATGTACACCTCAGTTCTAGAACGAAACAAAGATATTGGTATTATGAAAGCAATCGGCGCAAAAAACAGCGATATCTTTACACTCTTTTTAATAGAGTCGGGACTCTTAGGACTTGTTGGCGGAATCTTGGGAGTTATTATTGGTATAGGTTTAGCAAAACTTGTTGAAGTTATTAGTGCAGCAGTACTTGGAAAAACATTTCTTATTGCTCACCTCTCTATTGAATTAGTGGCTATTAGTTTAGGACTGGCATTCATTGTAGGTGCCCTTGCAGGAAGCCTACCTGCTCTGCAAGCAGCAAAACTACAACCAGTAGAAACTCTTCGTGATGAATAAAAAAATTATTTCTTTTTTGAAATAGTCTTGTTATCTTTTTTAGAAGATGTGACTTTCTTTTGGTTAGAACCAAGATTTTTGTAATAAGAACTAACATAGGTAATTTGATCAAAAAACAAACGAAGCAAAGGATACGCTTTTTCTTGCTCTGAAGATGTTAACGAACCATACAGTTCATAAGCAGCAAAATATTTTTTCTTTGCAACAACCACTTCATTAAACTGCAAGGCAAGAAGACCATTATACATGAATCGTATAAAATCTTGATAATCTCTTTTTTTACTAATTTTTTTCTCTTCAATTACTCGAGCAATATCTGAACGAGTAATAGATGTAACAGAAAATGCTGTTTGGCGCAATAACTCAAAATACGTTTCTAATTCTTCTTTAAGCAAAACTTCTTTTCTTTCTAAATAAGTAAATACACTAAACTGTCGTTTAAGCATAATCTTGACTTGATTAGTTGTTTTTATTTTATTAAGATTTTCTAGTGTTTTTTCAGGAGCAAGATGCATTTTTAATTTATTATTAATTAAAATGAATTCAAAAAATGTATGTAATAATTGAACAACCTCGTTTTGAAACTCGCCAAACCGCTTCTTATCTGCTAATAAATTTCTTTTCTCTAAAAGATTTATTCTACTAAATAATTTCTCTTTTTGTTCGGGTTTAAGCAAAATTTGTTTTCGACGATTTCGATATACAAACCAAAAAAAATAAGCAATTACTGCGTGAATTTGATTACGAAATAAATGATATAATACTATTAGTAATGCGACTAACCCCAAAACAATCGAACCCAAAGTAGCAAAAATTGATCTTGTTTGAATTAGCACTGGAGTCTCAATTCTTGTGCAAGGATCACAAGGACCGCCACAATCAACACCAGTCTCATTCTGATTTTTAATGCCATCAAAGCAAGAAGGACAAGCCTCGCAAGGACCGCCACAATCAACACCAGTCTCACCAAAATTCTGAATACCATCATCACAAAAAATACAAGCAGGACAATTAGGTCCTCCACAATCAACAGCAACTTCTTCATTATTCAACAACCCATCATCACAAGTCTCACAAACAGGACAAGGACCGCCACAATCAATACCGTCTTCATTACGTTCGCTCCCTTCCCAAAAAAAATCTCTAATTCCGTTATTACATTGGGGAATATATTCGCAAGGTTGCGTAAACCATTTAATGTATTCCTCTTCACACGCATAAATATCGGTGCATTTCTTTTTTTGAATGCCTTCGGGAAGACATCTGCCCCAGTCATCACATTGCCATTCAGATTCACAATCCTGTGTGAAACCACCGCCAGCACCCGCATTGACATCTTCTGAACAACGCACCGTTAATGTAACAAGACCACTATCAGCATACGCCCCCGAAGGATCTGTTGCTCTAAAAAAAACATGACCCTCGCCACATTCACTAGAACTAAAAATTAGTTCGCTAGAAGAGGCAATGGTAATAAAAAATCCTGATGATAACCCGTAATAGGAATAGGTAAGCGGATCACCATCAGGATCATCAAAGAATGTGTTAAGATAAACACCTCTTAAAGAGGAACCAGTATCCCAACCATAAGGACCCATTTCATCAACAATATTATAGTTTGGAAGATAACGAGGAGGACTATTAAC
The genomic region above belongs to Candidatus Woesearchaeota archaeon and contains:
- a CDS encoding ABC transporter permease, whose translation is MKLSDYVKLAWGNLLHRRLRSWLTLLGIFVGVAAIVALIGLGQGLQTAIQEQFAGIGLNTLTIQGAGGTFGPPGTNTVGKLNNNDVELLSDINGVDIAFPRYIKATSLAYRDEVDIAFLASMPASKERAKIIELLNFDVAEGRLIDNQDRNQVTIGASVDINGENPQLGEKILINQETYRIAGIIEKKGNPAVDSAIIMSEDEMKELLNLDEDYSFIIASIDPEADINEVKAIAERTMRRDRGQDVSEEDFDISSPQETLEAFNSILITVQILLVGIAGISLLVGAIGILNTMYTAVLERRKEIGIMKAIGAKNKDILYIFLFESGLLGLTGGIIGLLLGVGISKLVEFIAYLSLGKTLIQATIPPWLIIGSLVFAFAIGALSGTLPAQQAAKLRPVDALRK
- a CDS encoding ABC transporter permease, translating into MSRFTEFFNISFQSLKRRRLRSWLTMIGIFIGIAAVVSLISLGQGMEDAIYEQFENIGSDKLFVQPKTGFGGTGGDNTGFAPLTENDVRFLENQGGVKAVSSYVFTSAKVEFQGSTKYFNLLGIPTEPRQLELIAAVMGTDIDKGRMLEQGDNKVAAVGFYHAERNLYDGRNMEVNNKFTLNDEHNFRVIGIFEPIGSGEDDTMIVIPLDVLREVTGIEERIDFIIVQVNEGTDPRKLGDELERSLARYRDVKEGQEDFSIQTPEDLLASFETILAIVRWVLIGIASISLLVGAIGIMNTMYTSVLERNKDIGIMKAIGAKNSDIFTLFLIESGLLGLVGGILGVIIGIGLAKLVEVISAAVLGKTFLIAHLSIELVAISLGLAFIVGALAGSLPALQAAKLQPVETLRDE